The proteins below come from a single Bremerella sp. JC817 genomic window:
- a CDS encoding ferredoxin family protein, which translates to MPKRLTVVVSQGQSNNPAKRKLEEDIVAALLFEPGIEVTIVPHLYDLKNDGPGMLGLQAITTDFVVLSWLYERATRWTLDRNNIRGKAGTSLLVHESDEDEDDLLDEPEDSDKLRVLDSRPIPNRMIYCVDLRVSNKLEDYVDEVKRIHREISTQVVELGGLGGSPSPTPQQLARVANPTNDTALKEGGELEKPIDIIEPLRIEEDAKRRWYPVIDYSRCTNCMECIDFCLFGVYGVDGVETILVEMPDNCRKGCPACSRVCPENAIIFPQHKTPTIAGSDEVAGGGLKIDLSQLFGKPKEDDKSIDTAVRERDEQLLLAGREAVGTNVGVPKRQADNDDREKDELDNLIDAVDELDI; encoded by the coding sequence ATGCCCAAACGTTTGACGGTCGTCGTCAGCCAAGGCCAGAGCAACAATCCCGCCAAGCGCAAGCTGGAGGAGGATATCGTTGCCGCGCTGCTGTTTGAGCCCGGGATCGAAGTCACGATCGTTCCGCATCTGTACGACTTGAAAAACGATGGCCCCGGCATGCTCGGTCTGCAGGCCATCACCACCGACTTCGTCGTGCTGAGCTGGCTGTACGAACGCGCCACGCGTTGGACGCTCGATCGCAACAACATCCGCGGCAAGGCAGGTACTTCTCTGCTGGTACACGAGTCGGACGAAGATGAAGACGACCTCCTCGATGAGCCAGAGGACAGCGACAAGCTGCGTGTTCTCGATAGCCGACCGATTCCCAACCGGATGATCTACTGCGTCGACCTGCGAGTCTCGAACAAGCTCGAAGATTACGTCGACGAAGTGAAGCGAATTCATCGGGAAATCTCGACCCAAGTCGTCGAACTGGGCGGCCTCGGCGGGTCCCCTTCCCCCACGCCACAACAGTTGGCACGGGTCGCCAATCCGACCAACGACACGGCGCTGAAAGAAGGTGGCGAACTCGAAAAGCCGATCGATATCATCGAGCCGCTGCGAATCGAGGAAGATGCCAAACGTCGCTGGTATCCGGTCATCGATTACAGCCGTTGCACGAACTGCATGGAGTGCATCGACTTCTGCTTGTTCGGTGTTTATGGCGTCGATGGAGTCGAGACCATTCTGGTCGAGATGCCGGACAACTGCCGTAAAGGTTGCCCTGCGTGCAGCCGTGTCTGCCCAGAGAATGCCATCATCTTCCCACAGCACAAAACGCCAACCATCGCCGGCAGCGATGAAGTGGCAGGCGGTGGCCTGAAGATCGATCTGTCGCAACTCTTTGGCAAGCCGAAGGAAGACGACAAGTCGATCGATACGGCCGTTCGCGAACGAGACGAACAACTACTGCTCGCCGGTCGAGAAGCGGTCGGCACCAACGTTGGCGTGCCGAAACGCCAGGCCGACAACGACGATCGCGAGAAAGACGAACTCGACAATCTGATCGACGCCGTCGACGAACTCGATATCTAA
- a CDS encoding glycine cleavage system protein H, which translates to MSDSLVFMMGKFEAKFPTDRQYTKNHCWAIPSGNGYQFGFTAYAVRLLQDVYFLEWQVDEGATIAEGQEIGFIESSKAESELYPPIPGVLSRLNPELMSDPSRINVDMYGEGWLYEIEGSGEKLLDPEQYIEHLASVWEITQRTIKGQLNE; encoded by the coding sequence ATGAGCGACTCTCTGGTCTTCATGATGGGGAAATTTGAAGCCAAATTCCCCACCGATCGGCAGTACACAAAGAACCACTGCTGGGCCATCCCCAGTGGAAATGGCTATCAGTTTGGCTTTACGGCTTATGCTGTACGTCTGCTGCAGGATGTCTATTTCCTCGAGTGGCAGGTTGACGAAGGTGCTACAATTGCGGAAGGTCAAGAGATCGGCTTTATCGAAAGTAGTAAGGCCGAAAGCGAGCTCTACCCTCCGATTCCCGGTGTTCTGTCGCGGTTGAACCCCGAGTTGATGAGCGACCCTTCTCGAATTAACGTCGATATGTACGGCGAGGGTTGGCTTTACGAGATCGAGGGAAGTGGCGAAAAGCTGCTCGATCCCGAGCAATATATCGAACACCTCGCGTCGGTCTGGGAAATTACCCAGCGGACCATCAAGGGACAATTGAACGAGTAA